A stretch of the Leptospiraceae bacterium genome encodes the following:
- a CDS encoding N-acetylmuramoyl-L-alanine amidase — protein sequence MNIHLFLQLERRFLIIKLQGSILKTYLVLLLLVVGFSLQSDPIKKYKIVIDPGHGGAKQDPLEIFGDKYDTVTGRFLENYKDGASHPKAGRTEMEIVLEVGKELKEILDLTKTKKGFQKFKSYIKLFSDSDAPWIKIESAMTRTDNYKDRSYREKEDKNQLYRLYDYPDFKTGKNRLGRISMINKEKPALVVSLHINAMNAAPDSGGMGAVIAPSYQTFELLKRISDKKAQPEEFLKTPWKNWMLFESKWSRLENAIADAWIYFNGYWPNQAGTESNVERFEGYRANMITWRYKDADGWEKTVNNKEGPYAIDHSGFRAVGKFWDRERGKPELMRREGGLEGFGGDNLYASNELLRFMQYGLRLQVNEDKDTYKEPNKILLPFVSTYSIPTFVNAISAYLELGEITSDRDMYFVTTKKRKTAICLAVGIYSLFNGLELRPIETLYTPKGRRIDFEKYVGSTGLSYFEEVVSDKNE from the coding sequence ATGAATATTCACTTATTTTTGCAATTAGAAAGAAGATTTCTGATCATCAAATTACAAGGAAGCATTTTGAAAACATATTTAGTTTTATTACTCTTAGTTGTAGGCTTTAGCCTACAGAGCGACCCAATTAAAAAATATAAAATCGTAATCGACCCGGGACACGGTGGCGCCAAGCAAGACCCTCTCGAAATTTTCGGAGATAAATATGACACAGTAACGGGAAGATTTTTAGAAAATTACAAAGATGGTGCCAGCCACCCCAAAGCAGGGCGCACGGAAATGGAAATTGTTTTAGAAGTAGGAAAGGAATTAAAAGAAATTTTAGATCTCACTAAAACAAAAAAAGGATTTCAAAAATTCAAATCTTATATCAAACTTTTCTCTGACTCCGATGCTCCTTGGATCAAAATTGAATCAGCCATGACAAGAACAGACAATTACAAGGATAGAAGTTACAGAGAAAAAGAAGACAAGAACCAACTCTATCGCCTTTATGATTATCCTGATTTTAAAACGGGAAAAAATCGCTTGGGAAGAATTTCTATGATTAACAAAGAAAAACCGGCGCTTGTAGTTTCTCTCCATATCAATGCAATGAACGCAGCTCCCGATTCAGGAGGAATGGGTGCCGTGATTGCTCCTTCCTATCAAACCTTTGAACTTCTAAAAAGAATTTCAGATAAAAAAGCACAGCCGGAAGAATTTTTAAAAACTCCCTGGAAGAATTGGATGCTCTTTGAATCAAAATGGTCAAGACTAGAAAATGCAATTGCAGATGCATGGATTTATTTTAATGGATACTGGCCTAACCAGGCAGGAACAGAATCAAACGTAGAAAGATTTGAAGGCTATCGGGCAAATATGATTACATGGCGATATAAAGATGCAGACGGATGGGAAAAAACTGTAAACAATAAAGAAGGTCCGTATGCAATAGATCATTCTGGGTTTCGTGCAGTGGGAAAATTTTGGGATAGAGAGAGAGGCAAACCAGAGTTAATGCGCAGAGAGGGCGGCTTAGAGGGATTTGGCGGTGACAATCTCTATGCAAGCAATGAATTGCTACGTTTTATGCAGTATGGACTGCGGTTACAGGTAAATGAAGACAAAGATACATACAAAGAGCCAAACAAAATATTGCTTCCCTTTGTATCTACTTACAGTATTCCTACTTTTGTAAATGCGATTTCAGCCTATCTGGAATTGGGTGAAATTACAAGCGATAGAGACATGTATTTTGTAACGACCAAGAAACGCAAAACAGCCATTTGTCTCGCAGTTGGGATATATTCTCTATTCAATGGATTAGAGCTAAGACCTATCGAAACTCTCTACACTCCTAAGGGGAGACGAATTGACTTTGAAAAATATGTAGGCAGCACAGGACTTAGCTATTTCGAAGAAGTGGTGTCAGATAAAAATGAATAA
- the mqnC gene encoding dehypoxanthine futalosine cyclase: MLLQEEFKATEKSDKILQKALEGNRISKEEALLLYEEGDFLKIQFVARALREKVLSHKYASYTMFRVVNYTNYCNVECSFCSFMDEIGSGKGYVLSKEDIVEKMEFAKKENADQMFLQGGVYPNLKFDYYLDVLSAVKSRFPEMHIRAFSPVEIINMERLTGLSLRDVLLRLKEAGLDSVPGAGAEILTERMRNIISPKKASVSEWTRAMETCHEVGLLGSANVVFGSEETKEEVIEHLNVIRESQDRTHGFLAFIPWTFQPQTKRFKIRMVPTHEYLKVLGICRIFLDNIPHIETSVMVLGKGVGQLALYSGADDVSSVVIEENVLRSFGLKSEEEATRFLAGAGFTPKRRDLLYNYDKYPDYVPTGKEMNYMNLGA, translated from the coding sequence ATGTTATTGCAGGAAGAATTTAAGGCAACAGAAAAATCGGATAAAATCTTACAGAAAGCATTGGAAGGGAATCGAATTTCAAAGGAAGAGGCACTTCTTTTGTATGAAGAGGGTGATTTTCTAAAAATTCAATTTGTGGCACGTGCGCTACGGGAAAAAGTTCTCAGCCATAAATATGCAAGCTATACCATGTTTCGCGTTGTCAATTATACAAACTATTGCAATGTTGAATGCTCTTTCTGTTCTTTCATGGATGAAATTGGTTCGGGTAAGGGATACGTTTTAAGCAAAGAAGACATTGTAGAAAAAATGGAATTTGCCAAAAAAGAAAATGCAGACCAGATGTTTCTACAGGGCGGAGTCTATCCCAATTTAAAATTCGATTATTACTTAGATGTGCTCTCTGCGGTTAAGAGCCGTTTTCCGGAAATGCATATTAGGGCTTTCTCGCCCGTAGAAATTATCAATATGGAAAGGCTAACCGGTCTTAGCCTAAGAGATGTTCTTCTTCGTTTAAAAGAAGCAGGACTTGATTCTGTTCCCGGTGCAGGTGCAGAAATTCTTACCGAGCGTATGCGTAATATTATCTCCCCCAAAAAAGCAAGCGTTAGTGAATGGACCCGCGCAATGGAAACCTGTCATGAAGTAGGTTTACTCGGCAGTGCCAACGTAGTATTTGGATCAGAGGAAACAAAAGAAGAAGTCATTGAACACCTAAACGTTATCCGCGAGTCGCAAGATAGAACTCACGGGTTTCTCGCATTTATCCCGTGGACATTTCAACCGCAAACAAAGCGATTTAAAATTAGAATGGTTCCGACTCATGAGTATTTGAAGGTATTAGGCATTTGCCGCATCTTTTTAGATAATATTCCCCATATTGAAACCTCTGTCATGGTTCTCGGAAAAGGAGTAGGGCAGCTTGCTTTATACAGTGGAGCGGATGACGTTTCCTCTGTTGTAATTGAAGAAAATGTTCTTCGCTCCTTCGGTCTTAAATCAGAAGAAGAGGCTACTCGCTTTCTAGCCGGTGCAGGCTTTACTCCTAAACGCCGCGACTTACTTTATAATTATGACAAGTATCCTGATTACGTTCCTACTGGAAAAGAAATGAATTATATGAACTTGGGGGCGTAA
- a CDS encoding prolipoprotein diacylglyceryl transferase translates to MNFPLNLNFGVFEISSHLLFETLAFLIGFRFYMVLRKKEKALLTSSERLWILIAVSIGAILFSRFIAVMEHIELVNRDTPLLFYYSQKTIVGGLLGGLIAVEITKKFLGIKYSSGDIMTYPLILAIMIGRVGCFLAGLEDGTYGVETELVWGINFGDGVKRHPTQIYEIIFLMVLWIWIRLLESQKVISYLHQINGSIFQEQNRLPNGVRFKLFLFHYLIFRFIIEFIKPVNLFLFRLSFIQIACILGIGYYYFLLLRFYLRKYCL, encoded by the coding sequence ATGAATTTCCCTCTAAACCTAAACTTTGGTGTATTTGAAATATCTTCTCACTTACTTTTTGAAACGCTTGCCTTCTTAATTGGGTTTCGTTTTTATATGGTCTTACGAAAAAAAGAAAAAGCCCTTCTTACTTCATCAGAAAGACTTTGGATACTCATTGCGGTAAGTATTGGGGCAATACTTTTTTCACGATTCATTGCAGTGATGGAACATATTGAACTGGTGAATCGGGATACTCCGCTACTTTTTTATTATTCCCAAAAAACAATTGTAGGTGGACTTTTAGGTGGATTAATTGCAGTTGAGATAACAAAGAAATTTTTGGGGATCAAATATTCATCCGGGGATATTATGACTTATCCTCTCATTCTTGCAATCATGATTGGGAGAGTTGGATGTTTTTTGGCAGGATTAGAAGATGGAACTTACGGCGTGGAAACAGAGCTTGTCTGGGGAATTAATTTTGGAGATGGTGTTAAACGTCATCCGACACAGATTTATGAAATTATTTTTTTAATGGTTTTATGGATTTGGATTCGCTTATTAGAATCTCAAAAAGTAATTTCTTATCTTCATCAAATAAATGGAAGCATATTTCAGGAACAGAATCGTTTACCGAATGGTGTTAGATTTAAGCTTTTCTTATTTCATTATTTGATTTTTCGATTTATCATTGAATTCATTAAGCCAGTAAATCTTTTCTTATTTCGCCTATCGTTTATACAAATCGCCTGTATTTTAGGAATTGGTTATTATTATTTTTTACTTTTAAGATTCTATTTGAGAAAGTATTGTTTATGA
- a CDS encoding motility associated factor glycosyltransferase family protein: MSPINLKELILKKPYLNLYFQGSIESSRVYALNKIKEKEEYYVSIGGKNLASSVAPKVSAMRMIGETKIRETDLVVVFGLGNPHLIQILNEKIARNQIILFIDSSEEILSSLWDKFIYPAMEIPGRHLFLGERLLHLLWGYIESLPIERLSGIKFFRNNPSIQLNPAFYLDIEERINKLFSSKMSDLLTKFEFERIWVRNSISNLIQYNSNPTPRYKFKECLGDYSHIPAILVSAGPSLRSQCDFIKENRDKVFVFACDTALKVLLKFGIIPDGVMTLDAQLHSYFHFLGEDLSEIPIFADFVTSPALLRNFKFKSIIHSLTAKFQVDASGKPFREITAGGAIVEEKIGDIGDVQSGGSVATSAFDIIRQMGFSPIFLTGQDLAYTGREIHSTGTHHNEKWLTVLNRKKSLEKINEEIVRKRETKYVKACDGGTVLTDYVLGIYKHWFEESAKTTTLEIYNVSSRGSYIENVKNIGVTKAKQLLSAKENHNYPWANNPAWQGEPKEILSSETLKKEFLNELNNLSSYLDEISIDNSEIILEQIKEKINQIHYLKQMIRKTEIYLRRYEKDLNEVRQREILLNSLKKEIRFLKKGILIS, from the coding sequence ATGTCACCAATAAATTTAAAAGAATTAATTCTTAAAAAACCTTATTTGAACCTTTATTTTCAAGGCTCTATCGAGTCTTCGAGGGTATATGCCCTAAATAAAATTAAGGAAAAGGAGGAATACTATGTCTCGATTGGCGGAAAAAATTTAGCTAGTTCGGTAGCTCCAAAGGTTTCGGCAATGAGGATGATTGGCGAAACAAAGATTCGCGAAACGGATTTGGTCGTAGTCTTTGGACTGGGAAATCCTCATCTTATACAAATCCTGAATGAGAAGATTGCACGGAATCAAATAATTCTATTTATAGATTCCTCGGAAGAAATTCTTTCTAGTTTATGGGATAAATTTATTTATCCGGCAATGGAAATTCCAGGTCGTCATCTATTCTTAGGCGAAAGACTACTCCACCTTCTATGGGGCTACATTGAATCTCTTCCTATAGAGCGGCTATCCGGTATTAAGTTCTTTAGAAATAATCCTAGCATCCAATTAAACCCAGCTTTTTACTTAGACATTGAAGAGCGTATCAACAAACTTTTTTCTTCTAAGATGAGCGATTTACTTACTAAATTTGAATTTGAGCGCATATGGGTTCGTAATTCCATTTCAAATTTGATTCAATACAATTCAAACCCTACTCCTAGATACAAATTTAAAGAATGTTTAGGAGATTACAGTCATATACCAGCGATATTAGTTTCGGCAGGACCGAGTTTGCGAAGCCAATGTGATTTTATTAAAGAAAATCGCGATAAAGTATTTGTATTCGCTTGCGATACTGCTCTTAAAGTTCTTCTGAAGTTTGGAATAATACCCGACGGAGTAATGACATTAGACGCTCAATTGCACTCTTATTTTCATTTTCTAGGAGAAGATTTATCTGAGATTCCTATATTCGCCGACTTCGTAACCTCCCCTGCTTTGCTGCGTAATTTTAAATTCAAATCAATTATCCATAGCCTGACAGCTAAATTTCAAGTAGATGCTTCGGGAAAACCATTTAGAGAAATAACAGCAGGCGGCGCTATCGTAGAAGAAAAAATTGGTGACATAGGAGATGTTCAATCAGGCGGAAGTGTTGCGACTAGCGCATTTGATATAATACGCCAAATGGGGTTTTCTCCCATTTTCCTCACGGGACAGGACTTAGCATATACAGGACGAGAAATTCATTCAACAGGAACACATCACAATGAAAAATGGCTTACTGTTTTAAACCGAAAAAAAAGTCTTGAAAAAATAAATGAGGAGATCGTTCGCAAGAGAGAAACAAAGTATGTAAAAGCTTGCGACGGAGGAACTGTTTTAACTGATTACGTATTAGGAATTTACAAGCACTGGTTCGAGGAGTCAGCCAAAACTACAACGCTTGAAATTTACAATGTAAGTAGTAGAGGCTCCTATATTGAAAATGTCAAAAACATTGGCGTTACAAAAGCCAAACAACTGTTATCCGCGAAAGAGAATCACAATTATCCATGGGCCAATAACCCCGCATGGCAAGGAGAACCAAAAGAAATACTATCAAGTGAAACTCTTAAAAAGGAATTTTTAAACGAATTGAATAATCTTAGTTCTTATCTAGATGAAATTTCTATTGATAATTCTGAAATAATCTTAGAGCAAATTAAAGAAAAAATCAATCAAATACATTATCTCAAACAGATGATTCGCAAAACAGAGATTTACCTCCGCAGGTACGAAAAAGATTTGAATGAGGTGAGGCAAAGAGAAATACTTCTCAATTCTCTAAAAAAAGAAATTCGTTTTTTGAAAAAAGGAATTCTAATCTCTTAG
- a CDS encoding AAA family ATPase gives MYLKSMNIVGFKTFADETEVVFDPGFTAVVGPNGSGKSNIVDALRWVLGEKSAKGLRGDKMEDVIFHGSETRDPAGFSEVAVHLDNSNKTFAIDFPTVKITRRLFPDLTNEYYINNSRVLRKDVEKLLMDTGIGKASYSIMEQGRVEAILNAKPEDRRAIFDEAAGISRFKMDRAETEKKLEYTSQNLLRISDIMSSMEKELDLKSKQAERAKNYFDLKSKLTEADKNIRYLKLKSLKTRSKKVDAELAEVKKKNEELMARMSDDAKLIEEREKFRYEMEQKISEIDKKLLDFLSQKEIQREKIEKNKSIIHEFDQRIDELRANLESERTRMENAESEYNQLLALSENLAKMIQMTLANVEKFTSDKKQIEIQIEEELRNIQNYQETIASNDKKHNILREKLKDSILSLINQIEEKKRDAEKSEGKREELRKFLISSLDDNIDKINEIISGNLSSERVTEILREINLTSYRENLKDFIEMEDVFRDILLDKDGLLAKKESIDSEIEDLILENENLSRKIKDASSNIESLRLSLEEKKEEIVKLEKSILEMEGKNASALDARDKELRIKHEAGERISNFEKSIETLQNKKVTYQDDVKILEEQIEKSYTEFLGMSKTLEAEKEQLKNLFSEIQNLKSSSQADQEEFKSIIPLMSDFERKASALRVQLDTFNEELYNDYSMSDVELEEEKSSLTLKQEAEDTKLREIKSEMQLLGSINPLAVDEYNNVKEIYDHHKSQKEDIEKSKNDILDVLKNINAESEKLFTETFEIIKKNFQETFSTLFNGGHATIELTEKEDKLNSGVEIIAEPPGKHVQNLKLLSGGEKSMTVIALLFAIYMVKPSPFCFLDEIDAALDEVNKIRFCQILDKFKDVSQFIVITHAPPTISRANAIFGVTSSEPGVSRVISLKVEEAKQFAKKMQEAV, from the coding sequence ATGTATTTAAAAAGTATGAATATTGTTGGATTCAAAACCTTTGCTGATGAGACAGAGGTTGTTTTTGATCCGGGCTTTACGGCGGTTGTCGGTCCGAACGGCTCAGGAAAGTCAAATATTGTGGATGCGCTTAGATGGGTTCTAGGCGAAAAATCTGCGAAAGGTTTACGCGGTGATAAGATGGAAGATGTTATTTTCCATGGATCAGAAACAAGAGATCCCGCCGGTTTCTCAGAAGTAGCCGTTCATCTGGATAATAGCAATAAAACTTTCGCGATTGATTTTCCTACAGTGAAGATCACAAGAAGATTATTTCCTGATTTAACAAATGAATATTATATAAATAACTCCCGTGTTCTAAGAAAAGACGTAGAAAAACTTTTAATGGATACTGGGATTGGAAAGGCTAGTTACTCTATCATGGAGCAGGGAAGAGTAGAGGCAATTCTGAATGCAAAGCCTGAAGATAGAAGAGCAATCTTTGATGAGGCAGCAGGAATTTCTAGATTCAAAATGGATCGAGCAGAGACAGAGAAAAAATTAGAATACACAAGCCAAAATCTTTTGCGGATATCCGATATTATGTCCTCGATGGAAAAAGAGTTAGACTTAAAAAGTAAACAAGCCGAAAGAGCAAAGAATTATTTTGATCTCAAAAGTAAATTAACAGAAGCAGATAAAAATATTCGTTACTTAAAACTAAAAAGTCTTAAGACTCGTTCTAAAAAAGTAGACGCAGAATTAGCGGAAGTAAAAAAGAAAAACGAAGAGCTAATGGCTCGCATGAGTGATGATGCAAAGCTAATCGAAGAAAGAGAAAAATTTCGCTACGAAATGGAGCAGAAAATTTCTGAGATAGACAAAAAGCTTTTGGATTTCCTATCACAAAAAGAAATTCAGCGAGAAAAAATTGAGAAAAATAAAAGTATTATCCACGAGTTCGATCAACGTATAGATGAACTGAGAGCAAATCTAGAAAGTGAAAGAACGCGGATGGAAAATGCAGAATCCGAGTATAATCAACTTTTGGCTCTTAGCGAAAATCTTGCCAAAATGATTCAGATGACTTTAGCGAATGTAGAAAAATTTACTTCTGACAAAAAACAAATTGAAATTCAAATCGAAGAAGAGTTACGAAATATTCAAAATTATCAAGAAACGATTGCTTCCAATGACAAGAAGCATAATATTCTGCGAGAAAAATTAAAAGACAGTATCCTCTCTTTAATCAATCAAATTGAAGAGAAGAAAAGAGACGCCGAAAAATCAGAAGGTAAAAGAGAAGAGCTTAGAAAATTTTTAATATCTTCGCTCGATGATAATATAGATAAAATCAACGAAATTATATCTGGAAATTTAAGTTCTGAGCGCGTAACAGAGATTTTGCGTGAGATAAATCTTACTTCGTATCGAGAAAATCTAAAAGACTTTATTGAAATGGAAGATGTATTTCGTGATATTCTACTTGATAAGGATGGACTTCTAGCAAAAAAAGAAAGCATTGACTCTGAAATTGAGGACTTGATTTTAGAAAATGAAAACCTATCTAGAAAGATAAAAGATGCAAGTTCAAACATTGAATCATTACGTCTTTCCTTGGAAGAAAAAAAAGAGGAAATCGTTAAACTAGAAAAAAGCATCTTAGAGATGGAAGGCAAAAATGCCTCAGCGTTAGACGCTAGAGATAAAGAACTTCGCATTAAGCATGAAGCTGGTGAAAGAATTTCAAATTTTGAAAAATCAATTGAGACTCTACAAAACAAAAAAGTAACCTATCAGGATGATGTAAAAATTCTAGAAGAGCAAATCGAAAAGTCCTATACAGAATTTTTAGGAATGAGTAAAACTTTAGAAGCAGAGAAAGAACAATTAAAGAATCTTTTCTCAGAAATCCAGAATCTAAAATCGTCTTCGCAAGCTGACCAAGAAGAGTTTAAATCCATTATTCCACTCATGAGCGATTTCGAAAGAAAAGCCTCGGCACTTCGCGTGCAGTTGGATACATTCAATGAAGAGTTATACAACGATTATTCGATGAGCGATGTGGAATTAGAAGAAGAAAAATCTTCTCTAACTCTTAAGCAAGAAGCAGAGGATACAAAGCTTAGAGAAATAAAATCCGAGATGCAACTTCTTGGTTCAATCAATCCACTTGCAGTTGATGAATACAACAATGTGAAAGAAATTTACGATCACCACAAATCACAAAAAGAAGATATTGAGAAAAGTAAAAATGATATTCTAGATGTTTTAAAAAATATCAATGCTGAATCAGAAAAACTTTTCACAGAAACTTTTGAAATTATTAAGAAGAACTTTCAAGAAACATTCTCCACTCTATTTAACGGAGGTCATGCAACGATTGAACTAACCGAGAAAGAAGACAAGCTCAACTCCGGTGTTGAAATAATAGCTGAGCCTCCCGGCAAGCATGTGCAGAATTTAAAGCTTCTTTCAGGTGGGGAAAAGTCAATGACGGTTATCGCATTGTTATTCGCGATTTATATGGTCAAACCTTCTCCTTTTTGTTTTCTAGATGAGATTGATGCTGCACTTGATGAAGTAAATAAAATTCGTTTTTGTCAAATTCTAGATAAGTTCAAAGATGTAAGTCAGTTTATAGTAATTACACATGCGCCTCCAACGATTTCACGCGCCAACGCGATATTTGGCGTAACGAGTTCAGAGCCTGGTGTGTCGCGAGTGATTTCTCTCAAAGTAGAAGAAGCAAAACAATTTGCAAAGAAAATGCAAGAGGCTGTATAA
- a CDS encoding thiazole synthase has protein sequence MGGRKFHSRLFIGTGKFSSSLEMRDAISSSETEIVTVALRRVNLENTEDDILSSIDRSKVLLLPNTSGARNAMEAVRLAKLARSLGAGDWVKLEVVPDPVFLLPDPIESLKAAIELAKDGFKVMPYVNADPILCRHLEEAGCVCVMPLGSPIGSNLGIKNRANIEMIIAQSKIPVIVDAGLGEPSHAAEAMEMGADAVLVNTAIAIAKNPARIAEAFKLATIAGRLSYLHRGRRIQGNLSIKANASSPLTGFLNEEDRVS, from the coding sequence ATGGGTGGACGAAAATTCCACTCCAGGCTTTTTATTGGCACTGGAAAATTTTCCTCTTCGCTAGAAATGCGAGACGCTATATCTTCTTCGGAAACGGAAATTGTCACAGTTGCACTCAGAAGAGTGAATTTGGAAAACACTGAAGATGATATTTTATCTTCGATTGATCGATCTAAAGTTTTACTTCTTCCAAATACAAGTGGAGCTAGAAATGCAATGGAGGCAGTGCGACTTGCAAAGCTCGCTCGCTCACTAGGTGCAGGTGATTGGGTTAAATTGGAAGTAGTCCCTGATCCTGTTTTTTTATTGCCAGATCCGATTGAGTCATTGAAGGCTGCTATTGAACTTGCTAAAGATGGATTTAAAGTGATGCCTTATGTAAATGCAGATCCAATTTTATGCAGGCATTTAGAAGAGGCGGGATGTGTTTGTGTTATGCCACTTGGTTCTCCGATAGGATCAAATCTTGGCATTAAAAATCGCGCCAACATTGAAATGATTATTGCGCAATCCAAAATTCCTGTGATAGTAGATGCAGGATTAGGAGAGCCTTCTCATGCAGCGGAGGCAATGGAGATGGGAGCAGATGCAGTGCTTGTAAATACTGCCATTGCCATTGCAAAAAATCCTGCTCGAATTGCGGAAGCCTTTAAGCTTGCGACGATTGCCGGACGACTTTCGTATTTGCATCGTGGGCGAAGAATTCAAGGAAATCTCTCCATTAAGGCTAATGCCTCTAGCCCGCTCACTGGATTTTTAAACGAGGAAGATCGTGTTTCTTGA
- the thiH gene encoding 2-iminoacetate synthase ThiH — MFLDLFNQFDFRSSISEVKAKTKLDVEIALSRAVNGERLAFTDYLSLISPNANSYLEEMAILSKEITQERFGKTIQLYMPMYLSNECRSSCLYCGFSFENKIPRKTLNEKEIRKEAEILSKKGIEHILILTGEDYSKTPVSYLIDSVKILKEYFSSVSIEIYPMDTFEYLQLIQAGVDGLALYQETYDRDTYRKYHLRGVKKDMDYRLNGPDRGGLAEFRKIGIGALLGLADPLGEMFFLGLHASHLLKKYWKTSLQISLPRMRPAKGDFHSVVPVSDREFTRFLFALRIYFKDIGIVLSTRESASLRNNLIGLGITTMSAESKTEPGGYSESGELEQFETEDKRSLTEVIRYIRVKGFDPILKDFDNAIV; from the coding sequence GTGTTTCTTGACTTGTTCAATCAATTTGATTTTCGTTCAAGTATTTCCGAAGTCAAAGCAAAAACGAAACTAGATGTAGAGATTGCCTTGTCGAGAGCGGTTAATGGCGAACGGCTTGCGTTTACAGATTATTTGTCTCTCATTAGTCCCAATGCCAATTCTTACCTAGAAGAAATGGCTATTCTCTCGAAAGAAATAACGCAAGAGCGTTTTGGGAAAACGATTCAGCTTTATATGCCGATGTATCTCTCAAATGAGTGCAGGTCATCCTGTTTATACTGTGGATTTAGTTTTGAAAATAAAATTCCAAGAAAGACATTAAATGAAAAGGAAATTCGTAAAGAAGCAGAGATTTTATCTAAAAAAGGAATTGAGCATATTCTAATTTTGACAGGGGAAGATTATTCCAAAACTCCAGTGTCTTATTTAATCGATTCTGTAAAGATTTTAAAAGAATACTTTTCTTCCGTATCGATTGAAATTTATCCAATGGATACCTTTGAGTATCTGCAATTGATACAGGCTGGTGTTGATGGACTCGCATTGTACCAAGAAACATACGATCGAGATACCTATCGTAAATATCATCTGCGTGGAGTCAAAAAGGATATGGATTACAGATTGAATGGTCCTGACAGAGGTGGGCTTGCTGAATTTCGAAAAATTGGCATTGGCGCATTACTCGGATTAGCCGATCCACTGGGAGAAATGTTTTTCTTAGGATTACATGCATCTCACCTTCTAAAAAAATATTGGAAAACTTCGCTTCAAATATCTCTACCAAGAATGCGTCCTGCAAAGGGTGATTTTCATTCTGTAGTTCCTGTGAGTGATAGAGAATTTACTAGATTCCTATTTGCACTGCGAATTTATTTTAAGGACATTGGAATTGTTCTGTCTACGCGTGAGAGCGCAAGTCTTCGCAATAATTTAATTGGTTTAGGCATAACAACAATGTCTGCCGAATCGAAAACAGAACCAGGTGGCTATAGTGAGAGTGGGGAGCTTGAACAGTTTGAAACAGAGGATAAAAGAAGTCTAACAGAGGTTATCCGCTATATACGAGTTAAAGGGTTTGATCCGATTCTGAAAGATTTCGATAATGCAATTGTTTGA
- a CDS encoding Cys-rich protein — protein MKLIFSSLLVLSLFSSSLWALDPKCDLACERFLDCAREMNKDKKATPAEIKKMKDGCMNACKRNTRAVLACYDASQSSCTEFGLCIQKSYSATKK, from the coding sequence ATGAAACTCATTTTTTCCTCTCTGTTAGTTCTCTCTCTTTTTTCTTCATCCCTTTGGGCATTAGATCCAAAATGTGATTTAGCTTGTGAACGTTTCCTAGATTGCGCTAGAGAAATGAATAAAGACAAGAAAGCAACTCCAGCAGAAATTAAGAAAATGAAAGATGGATGTATGAATGCTTGCAAGAGAAACACAAGAGCAGTCCTTGCTTGCTACGATGCAAGTCAATCTTCTTGCACTGAATTCGGATTGTGCATTCAGAAAAGTTACTCAGCTACAAAAAAATAA
- a CDS encoding response regulator encodes MQTNEERKNLRGLRLLLVEDNISNQKVALRYMQKWEIEADLAENGLVCLEKIRDKDYDIILMDLQMPQMDGYTAAIEIRKKEETKYKEIPIIALSATALLDTKQKVQKAGMTDYIAKPFVPDELFAIIEQYYKKK; translated from the coding sequence ATGCAAACAAATGAAGAAAGAAAAAACCTGAGAGGATTACGCTTACTACTCGTAGAAGATAATATAAGCAACCAAAAAGTAGCATTACGTTATATGCAAAAATGGGAAATTGAAGCAGACTTAGCAGAAAATGGACTAGTCTGTCTAGAAAAGATCAGGGATAAAGATTATGATATTATTTTAATGGATTTGCAAATGCCCCAGATGGACGGTTATACTGCTGCAATAGAAATTAGAAAAAAAGAAGAGACCAAGTATAAGGAAATTCCAATCATTGCTTTATCAGCTACCGCCCTTCTTGACACCAAGCAGAAAGTGCAGAAAGCGGGAATGACGGACTATATAGCAAAGCCCTTTGTGCCAGACGAGTTATTCGCAATCATTGAACAATATTACAAAAAAAAATAA